CGGGGGAGGAGTATCCACCGATAATGTTCTCCTTGCAACCTACAGCAACCTGCTTGCCACGGGAAAGCGTGAGGACGAGGTCGATGAACATTTCGACAAGGGTGCATGGATTCTTATCCCCCGGGAAAATAACTGGAAGCTCATCCCCTGGTATGTAAATAAACTGATCGAAGGAGATAAATCGTGACAGGCCGTTTTTTTCTTGAAACCTACGGATGTCAGATGAATATAGCCGAGTCAAATGCCATGACGCTCCAGCTGGAGGCTCTCGGCTGGAGCGCTGCAGAGCGGCCGGAAGAGGCCGATATTGTTCTTTTGAATACCTGTGCGGTACGTCAGACCGCCGAGGACCGGATTTGGGGACGCATCGGCTACTATAAATTCTTAAAAGAGAGTCGCGATTTTACGCTTATCGTGACCGGCTGCATGGCCGAACGCCTTGGCGAAGAGATCATCAAAGAATCAAAGGCCGTCGATTATGTGCTTGGGACCTTCCAGAAGCGAAAACTATCCGAAATTGCCCGTGGACACGGTGAAAAGCATGTTTCCGTTAAGGCGGATGATCTCTCCGTCTCTCCCCACTTTCAATTCGAGCCCTATCACCTTGCAAAGGGGGCCTTCAAGGCCTTTCTTCCTATCATGCACGGCTGCAACAATTTCTGCTCCTACTGCATTGTTCCCTATGTCCGGGGGAGGGAAATTTCTCGCTCACCCGACGATATTTTTCGTGAGATCGAGCGGCTCGAGGAAAAAGGAGTTCGCGAGATAACGCTTTTAGGGCAAAACGTCAATTCATACAACTGGAAGGATACGCTTCGTTTCCCTGACTTGCTCGCGAAGATCGCTTCCATGACCGACTCCATACGCTGGATACGTTTTATGAGCAGTCATCCGAAGGATATTCCGCAAGAGTTGATTCGGGTGATAGCCGAACATGAGACTGTGTGTAATCATATTCATCTGCCGGTACAGCACGGATCCAATTCAGTTCTTCGAAGAATGAACCGAAAATATACACGGGAGCACTATTTTGATCTTGTCGAAATGATGCGCACGGCAATCCCCGGTC
The window above is part of the Sediminispirochaeta bajacaliforniensis DSM 16054 genome. Proteins encoded here:
- the miaB gene encoding tRNA (N6-isopentenyl adenosine(37)-C2)-methylthiotransferase MiaB → MTGRFFLETYGCQMNIAESNAMTLQLEALGWSAAERPEEADIVLLNTCAVRQTAEDRIWGRIGYYKFLKESRDFTLIVTGCMAERLGEEIIKESKAVDYVLGTFQKRKLSEIARGHGEKHVSVKADDLSVSPHFQFEPYHLAKGAFKAFLPIMHGCNNFCSYCIVPYVRGREISRSPDDIFREIERLEEKGVREITLLGQNVNSYNWKDTLRFPDLLAKIASMTDSIRWIRFMSSHPKDIPQELIRVIAEHETVCNHIHLPVQHGSNSVLRRMNRKYTREHYFDLVEMMRTAIPGLSLSTDLMIGFPGETEEDFELTLDLVRQVGFDDAFTYYYNPRVGTAAYDMAEQVPHEVKLDRLKTLIELQREISFARHKARIGDSEKVLVEQRAKKREGELLARTNRNEMVAFPGDEGLIGSFVPVVLKTLHGNTFRGEVVCPGK